In Pikeienuella piscinae, the sequence CCAGTCTCCGTCGAGCGCCGGCGGCGCATCAGGCGAAAGCCGCGCGAGCGCGGCGTCCGAAAGCTCGTCAGGGAAGCCTCCGCCGCGCCGCGACGCGATGAGGTCGCGCATGAAATCGACGGTGAACTCCGGGTGCGGCTGTATCGAGATGGCGTAGGGGCGCTCGGGGTCACCATAGAGGAGGGCGGCGTTCGCGCAGAACTCCGACGTTGCGGCGCGGGTCGCATCCGGCGGCGCCATCGTCACCTGATCCTGATGCACCGCGGGGATCAGAAGACGCGCCGGCGCGTCGCGCATCCAGCCCGGCCGCGCGACGACATCATACTCTTTTGGGCCAAGACTCCATCCTCCGGCGAACTTTTCCGCCCGTCCGCCCAGCGCCTCGGCCATGATCTGATGGCCGAAGCAGACGCCGATCATTGGCGCGCCGCCGGCGGCGGCTTCACGGATGAAATCCTTCAGGCGCGGAATCCAGGGATGGTCTTCGTAGACGCCATGCTTCGAGCCTGAGATGATCCAA encodes:
- a CDS encoding type 1 glutamine amidotransferase; the protein is MKIGVLQTGLLPEDLTATYGEYDRVFGALMRRADPAIEIEGWRVVDGGFPPGVDVVDGWIISGSKHGVYEDHPWIPRLKDFIREAAAGGAPMIGVCFGHQIMAEALGGRAEKFAGGWSLGPKEYDVVARPGWMRDAPARLLIPAVHQDQVTMAPPDATRAATSEFCANAALLYGDPERPYAISIQPHPEFTVDFMRDLIASRRGGGFPDELSDAALARLSPDAPPALDGDWAARWFFDFLKLHKN